The DNA segment GGCGAGTGATTCTGCATCTCTTTCCGGTTCGATACTGGTGCCGACAGATGCGATCCATTTGAACGGCTGCGGGACGACTTCGCTACTCCGGTCGCAGTCACGTTCTCGTCCCTTCAAAATCGAGTGCGGTGTCCCCGTTGGACTACTCGGTCTGGGTCTCGGGGTTCGAGACGTCGATCTCGTTCCGGCAGTCGATCTCGTCGGCGATGTCGGGAAACATCGCGTCGAAGTGCGGGTCGGACGTCTGGCCAGCCGCGAGGACCGGTTCGAGCGCGAGTACGATCCGGATCGCCTCACCGGTCGGAACGCCGAGCGGTTCGGCTGCCGTCCGTTGCGTGATTCGCCCCGCGTAGTGGCGTCCGGCCTCCCGGACGGCGGCGGCGAGTTTCCCGACGCCGTGACGCTCGACGAAGTACGCGATATCGTCGTCGATCTCCTGGCGGGCGACCGCGTGCAGAATCGTCGGCGTGATCGTGCTCCCGTCCGCGTCGATCCGAACCGGACTCGCGGTGACGTCGACCGGTCGATCACCGTCGAGGTCGACGACACCCAGTGATTCGAGCGTCTCGACGTGATCGTACACCGTGGTCTTCGGAATCGAGAGCGCATCCTCGATCTGCGGTCTGGTGACCGGCCCGAAGTAGCACACGTAGACGTAGACGCGGGCCAATTCCGGCTGTTCGAGTAGCCGACCGACGGTCGCGAGCTGGTTAATCTCGGTTTCGATATCCCCCGGTGGGATCGTCGCTGCGGGGGCGGGACCCATCACCGGCTAGTTCGAATTCCTCGAACTTCAATCTTGCTCCGTCGCCACGCCACGACGCTGAACCGAGTCGGTCGTCGAACGACTCGAACCGTGGGGTTCGGCCGCGAACCAGGGACCCACATCTCGCGTCACGATCACCGGACCGGGCGTCAGTCAGGTCACGCCGTGTGGCTGTCGCGTTCCGCCGTCGTCGATCGAGATCCTGTAAGCGGTCAGAGCGGCGGCTTCCATACGGTCGTTCTTCGACCTACGGCAGATCACCGTCAGTCTTCGTGCACCGAACGCGCTCTCGGGAACGAACGGCTGTTCACAGCGCACCCGTTTCGTCGAGATACGCCTTGATGTCGTACAGAAAGTCCCGATATCGTTCGAGATCGCACAGCGCGTCGTAGACGTCGTCGTGATCGATGGATCGGCCGTACGTGTGCGCGAGAACGTTGCGAAAGCGCGCCGCCTGGGCCATCTCTGCCGTCTCACACCGATCGAAGACCTCGATTGCGCCCAGATCGATCATGGCTGCCGGGTTACTCTCCGGTCTGCGTCCACTCTCGTTGACAACGATCGTTCTGGCGATGTCGAGCGTGGCCTCGGTCAGTTTGACGAACCGACGCTCGACGACGTCCTGTGTCTCCGTCTCGGTGAGATACCGCTCTCGCGGAATCGCCTGTTTCTCCGCCAAGATCGCGAGACTCTCCTCGATAGTTTCGACCGCGGTGACGATCCGTTCGACGTCGTCGTCGGCGAACGTCATGCCAGGTGTTCGTCGACAGCTGCGAGCGCCTCGTCGAAACGTTCCGCGGGAGATCGTGGATCGGTATCGTCGGTACGCAGTCCGTCTCGCAGTCGATCGGCATCCGATTTGCTTCCGACGAGCCGCACGCCGTTCGAGAAGACGGATCGGCGGACAGACGGCGCCGCGGACCGGATATCGACGACGTCGACGTCGTCGGTTCCGAACGCGACCGCTAGGTCGACACCGAGAGCGAGGAGTCGATCCGCGTGACCGGAAT comes from the Halovivax cerinus genome and includes:
- a CDS encoding helix-turn-helix domain-containing protein; the encoded protein is MGPAPAATIPPGDIETEINQLATVGRLLEQPELARVYVYVCYFGPVTRPQIEDALSIPKTTVYDHVETLESLGVVDLDGDRPVDVTASPVRIDADGSTITPTILHAVARQEIDDDIAYFVERHGVGKLAAAVREAGRHYAGRITQRTAAEPLGVPTGEAIRIVLALEPVLAAGQTSDPHFDAMFPDIADEIDCRNEIDVSNPETQTE
- the mntA gene encoding type VII toxin-antitoxin system MntA family adenylyltransferase antitoxin, with amino-acid sequence MTDADRRPIDETVSSVLAAHPVTVGYLFGSHARGEADARSDVDVAVALEDCHPGDSGHADRLLALGVDLAVAFGTDDVDVVDIRSAAPSVRRSVFSNGVRLVGSKSDADRLRDGLRTDDTDPRSPAERFDEALAAVDEHLA
- the hepT gene encoding type VII toxin-antitoxin system HepT family RNase toxin, with product MTFADDDVERIVTAVETIEESLAILAEKQAIPRERYLTETETQDVVERRFVKLTEATLDIARTIVVNESGRRPESNPAAMIDLGAIEVFDRCETAEMAQAARFRNVLAHTYGRSIDHDDVYDALCDLERYRDFLYDIKAYLDETGAL